The following coding sequences lie in one Pontibacter sp. G13 genomic window:
- a CDS encoding helix-hairpin-helix domain-containing protein gives MRILMLWAIWLCPIGTIAQDPFHILADPEWESLPESEQPDESLMEDIAQQRSQWLSKPLDLNRADAAALEQLPGLDPIRIHRLLQHQQRLGPLASIYELQAVRDWQRVHIVAILPYVQVVPSSDRDVSHQAGPLQFPTAEQLKRALTGKWLTRWSRTLESQKGYSPESSSRYAGSPWKHRVQFQGQSHDHIRFAWIGQQDAGESFHLGPSQWGWDFQGAHVAISKAGHLKRAVIGDYQLQMGQGLVVSRGLGFGKGSQVIRSMRPPDGGIQPSRSIQSSRTFRGYATHWQAGNWEWTHALSLRKRDATLHANEQGQSFIQTLSTSTLHRTESERAKRQSVREWMLMDRIQYRFSYGHIGISQQAQWLNLPLIMEDPIMGRSGNHQSVWGLDAVWNGRGIHAFGEWAFIPTGGWAGLAGAMTSLAPTLDLGLFFRRYGANFHNPYAYVFGESPRASNEQGHYLGLTWQATRQIRVVGYLDMYQSLWRTYSSPLPEKGWEGFIEGTFSPSRHASLTVRFRREMTETAQKTAESPLAHYGWEQLDLWRIQAKQSWKNGAAIQFRAEARRFIAPSQVVESGWMIYLDGLIPVNRSLRFGGRISQFDVSDPSVRIYSYERQVSGVFSLPSQSGGGTSMYVVARWKPIPSLQLEGRIAQTTYGSRCPDGERQSTCTLGSGGDAITGRRKTNLTLQGIWSW, from the coding sequence ATGCGTATCCTCATGCTGTGGGCAATATGGCTATGTCCGATTGGCACCATCGCCCAAGATCCTTTTCACATCCTGGCCGATCCCGAGTGGGAATCGCTGCCGGAATCGGAGCAACCTGACGAGTCCTTGATGGAGGATATCGCTCAGCAACGCTCACAATGGCTTTCCAAACCGCTCGACCTGAATCGAGCGGACGCCGCCGCCCTTGAACAGCTCCCGGGTCTCGATCCCATCCGTATCCACCGATTGCTCCAGCACCAGCAAAGGCTCGGCCCTTTGGCGAGTATCTATGAATTGCAGGCCGTCCGAGACTGGCAGCGCGTGCACATCGTGGCGATTCTTCCCTATGTACAAGTGGTCCCTTCCTCAGATCGGGATGTCTCCCATCAGGCTGGGCCGCTTCAATTTCCGACTGCCGAGCAACTGAAGCGGGCGTTGACTGGAAAATGGCTGACTCGATGGTCCCGAACGCTTGAATCCCAAAAAGGCTATTCCCCCGAATCCAGCAGTCGATACGCAGGCTCGCCTTGGAAGCACCGCGTTCAATTTCAGGGTCAATCCCATGATCACATTCGATTTGCGTGGATCGGTCAGCAGGACGCTGGGGAATCCTTTCACTTGGGTCCGAGTCAATGGGGCTGGGACTTCCAAGGAGCGCACGTGGCCATTTCGAAAGCGGGACATCTCAAACGGGCTGTGATCGGTGATTATCAATTGCAAATGGGCCAAGGGTTGGTGGTCAGCCGGGGGTTGGGATTTGGGAAAGGCAGTCAGGTCATTCGCAGTATGCGGCCTCCTGATGGCGGGATTCAACCGAGTAGATCCATCCAGAGTAGCAGGACCTTTCGGGGATATGCCACACATTGGCAAGCTGGTAATTGGGAATGGACACATGCCCTGTCGCTGCGAAAGCGCGATGCAACCCTTCATGCGAACGAACAAGGCCAATCCTTCATCCAGACCCTTTCGACCTCGACCCTGCACCGAACGGAATCCGAGCGAGCCAAGCGTCAATCAGTCAGGGAATGGATGCTCATGGACCGAATTCAATACCGGTTCTCCTACGGCCATATCGGTATTTCCCAGCAGGCTCAATGGCTGAATCTTCCGCTGATCATGGAGGATCCAATCATGGGGCGATCCGGGAATCATCAATCGGTTTGGGGGTTGGATGCCGTTTGGAATGGCCGGGGGATTCATGCTTTTGGGGAATGGGCCTTCATTCCTACCGGTGGTTGGGCGGGATTGGCGGGTGCCATGACCAGCCTCGCTCCTACCCTAGATTTGGGCCTTTTTTTCAGGCGCTATGGAGCCAATTTCCACAATCCCTACGCCTATGTCTTTGGGGAATCCCCGCGCGCTTCCAACGAGCAGGGACATTATCTGGGCTTGACGTGGCAGGCTACACGTCAAATCCGCGTGGTGGGATATCTGGATATGTACCAATCGCTCTGGCGGACCTACAGCAGTCCCCTTCCGGAAAAAGGCTGGGAGGGTTTCATCGAAGGGACCTTTTCCCCCAGTAGGCATGCTTCATTGACCGTGAGGTTTCGGAGGGAAATGACCGAGACTGCCCAAAAAACCGCAGAAAGTCCCCTAGCGCACTACGGTTGGGAGCAATTGGATCTATGGAGGATTCAGGCCAAGCAGTCGTGGAAAAATGGGGCAGCCATTCAGTTTCGGGCAGAAGCTCGCCGATTTATCGCTCCATCGCAGGTAGTAGAATCGGGCTGGATGATCTATCTCGATGGATTGATCCCAGTCAATCGTTCACTGAGATTCGGAGGTAGAATCAGTCAATTCGACGTATCTGATCCTTCTGTGCGAATCTACAGCTACGAACGACAGGTCAGCGGGGTCTTCTCCTTGCCTTCGCAATCAGGCGGTGGCACCAGCATGTATGTAGTCGCTCGATGGAAACCGATTCCATCCCTCCAATTAGAAGGAAGAATCGCCCAGACAACCTATGGTTCCAGATGTCCAGATGGCGAAAGGCAATCCACCTGCACCCTCGGAAGCGGAGGAGATGCAATCACCGGACGCCGCAAAACGAATCTAACCTTGCAGGGAATATGGTCTTGGTAA
- a CDS encoding cupin domain-containing protein yields the protein MAKLTLSQMESREILPGFHGKTIHSEQMTFVYWDIEGGATLPEHDHPHEQVVNVLSGMFELTLNGERHLLEQGDVLLVPSNAPHSGRALTECRILDVFQPKREDYS from the coding sequence ATGGCAAAACTGACCTTATCACAGATGGAATCCCGCGAGATCTTGCCGGGCTTTCATGGCAAGACCATCCATTCCGAGCAGATGACCTTCGTCTATTGGGACATCGAAGGAGGCGCAACGTTGCCTGAGCACGACCACCCGCATGAACAGGTGGTGAATGTGCTCTCAGGCATGTTTGAGCTCACCCTGAACGGGGAGCGACACCTTCTGGAGCAAGGCGATGTACTGCTCGTTCCTTCGAATGCACCGCACTCCGGGCGTGCATTGACCGAATGCCGGATCTTGGATGTGTTCCAACCTAAACGGGAAGACTACTCCTAG
- a CDS encoding CRTAC1 family protein → MMRKLLWILVLLPLACSLHAQPFTVVNHGPQATDTTNTNGVSWVDVDGDGDLDLFLTNAQNPFGYNILYRNDGGERFERWNVGEITGLQAPTFGHAWGDFNNDGLPDLYVVNGFTQMGSQLYQNLGHGQFKRIEQYGLLEPRIKGFHAAWGDYDLDGWLDLFITHPAKFVGIPITSNFLFHNQGDGTFSPVENTLLTRIVAPFTNATWCDYDRDGDPDLFVGSGPADGSVAPDFLFKNEFKEKGNITFSRISEPIWARDSMDGQVWNWIDYDNDGDLDLYVSNYGGSQGGRENHLYRAEADTFVRVREGAIVEDRNVSLANIWADFDNDGYLDCFVTNGNNQQNRLYQNRGDGTFTTLQTGHLVEDNRNTWGASAGDFDNDGDIDLFVANKKGYISGPGDVNFLYRNDQRSGNHWISIQLEGTQSNKQGVGAKIYLTAFIHQQSMTQYREVGSNSTFLGNNDIRAHFGLGDAPLVDKIEVHWPSGQIDTFKDIPLDQFFIIREGSGN, encoded by the coding sequence ATGATGCGCAAACTTCTCTGGATACTCGTGTTACTGCCCTTGGCATGCTCCCTGCATGCACAGCCTTTCACCGTGGTCAATCACGGTCCGCAAGCCACAGACACCACCAACACCAATGGCGTGAGCTGGGTGGATGTCGATGGAGACGGCGATTTGGACCTGTTCCTCACCAACGCCCAGAATCCATTTGGCTACAACATCCTCTACCGCAATGACGGCGGAGAACGATTTGAACGCTGGAATGTGGGCGAAATCACGGGATTGCAGGCACCGACGTTTGGACATGCATGGGGAGATTTCAACAATGATGGCCTGCCGGATCTCTACGTGGTGAATGGATTTACCCAGATGGGTTCGCAATTGTACCAGAATCTCGGGCATGGTCAATTCAAGCGAATCGAGCAATACGGCCTGCTGGAGCCGCGCATCAAAGGCTTCCACGCCGCATGGGGAGATTATGACCTCGATGGCTGGCTCGATCTCTTCATCACCCATCCCGCCAAGTTTGTCGGAATTCCCATCACCTCCAATTTCCTCTTTCACAATCAGGGAGACGGGACCTTCAGCCCTGTGGAGAACACCCTGCTTACCCGGATTGTGGCGCCATTTACCAATGCCACTTGGTGCGATTATGACCGCGATGGAGACCCAGATCTCTTTGTGGGAAGCGGGCCCGCCGATGGCTCCGTCGCGCCGGACTTCCTCTTCAAAAACGAATTCAAGGAAAAAGGCAATATCACCTTCTCGCGGATCTCCGAGCCGATTTGGGCGCGAGACTCGATGGATGGACAGGTCTGGAATTGGATCGACTACGACAATGACGGGGATCTCGATCTCTACGTCTCCAACTATGGCGGCAGCCAAGGAGGCCGCGAAAACCACCTGTACCGGGCAGAGGCAGACACCTTTGTGCGCGTGAGGGAAGGAGCCATCGTCGAGGATCGAAATGTTTCCCTCGCCAATATCTGGGCCGATTTTGACAATGACGGCTATCTCGACTGCTTCGTCACCAATGGCAACAACCAGCAGAACCGCCTCTACCAGAACCGAGGAGACGGTACCTTCACGACGCTCCAGACCGGACATCTGGTGGAGGACAATCGCAATACTTGGGGCGCATCCGCGGGCGATTTCGACAATGACGGCGACATCGACCTGTTCGTGGCCAACAAGAAAGGCTACATTTCCGGCCCCGGCGACGTGAATTTTCTCTATCGCAACGATCAGCGCTCCGGCAATCATTGGATCTCCATTCAGTTGGAAGGCACCCAATCCAACAAGCAGGGAGTCGGCGCCAAGATCTATCTCACCGCCTTCATCCATCAGCAGTCCATGACCCAATACCGCGAGGTCGGCAGCAACAGCACCTTCTTGGGCAACAATGATATTCGGGCCCATTTCGGCCTTGGAGACGCACCCCTCGTCGACAAAATCGAGGTCCACTGGCCATCCGGGCAGATCGACACCTTCAAGGACATCCCCCTAGATCAGTTTTTCATCATCCGGGAGGGGAGTGGTAATTGA